One window from the genome of Candidatus Cloacimonadota bacterium encodes:
- the rpsU gene encoding 30S ribosomal protein S21 has translation MVTIKVRPKENFEDAFRRFNRKVQQARVLSDIKNHRFYEKPSDKRRRELKAKMRKLKRGRR, from the coding sequence GTGGTAACAATAAAAGTTAGACCAAAAGAAAATTTCGAAGATGCTTTCCGTCGTTTTAACAGGAAAGTGCAACAGGCTCGTGTTTTATCTGATATAAAGAATCATAGGTTTTACGAAAAACCAAGCGACAAAAGAAGACGAGAATTAAAAGCCAAAATGCGTAAATTAAAAAGAGGTAGAAGATAG
- a CDS encoding M14 family zinc carboxypeptidase, whose protein sequence is MKMKIFILILMFTIVAFIPAFAWRSGEMEVKVTLQSSADYEKLHSLKLDGDVYPTGYALMYVIPHELEKIKSSNLKYTVLKEDLNKYYENYWLQDVPPGYYTFAEIVDIADSLSTNFPEICQKFVFGESIQGRELGALKISDNPELDENEAEVMFDGGIHGDEVGASENAIRFARLLCLGYDSDPEITELIDNREIWIYYCVNPDGRFAMSRRNANNVDLNRDWGYMWDGWGSSTGAYSQPESKALRNCAYNRQFVVHTTYHSGTEYISCPWSYRPNHCPDYDQIIQLAGVYSSSSTYPNLDYGQGCTGMYAINGSSKDTNYGAMGAISWSMEISYSKQPPSSQIMMYFNRNVPAMLAIIEYSGYGVEGTVTDSISGEPVSAVVFVDDFFPTYTDKNAGDFHKYVLPGTYSITIVANGYQTKTVENIIVSANSSTTTDFQLQPADGQFVYKISSSQIPDNNYSDEGDTPGVIGVPDNRNYSIGKNGWVVLDMQFPIADGPGNDIIVYEGDTSAEGYDCYAGETIDGPWNLLGAGNGTTEFDLAMGTMFEAQFVKIVDDGDGQQTAANAGFDLDAIGALENSSGVYIGMINYEVDDSGGNNNGRIDPGETADILVTLRNNGDEVANSLSGSIDTSSPYLEIISANFDFGNLEPQQTVEGSFTVHADESTPTGENVLVDLTISANNGSYTNVFEMEFCIGSIPALIVDFAPSQNSGTVIESVLNDIGVTCEYQNTIPTDPNLYTTIFVCCGIYSGNHVLSSGEGQTLADYLADGGNLYLEGGDTWYYDDPTAVHSMFNITGISDGSGDLGTILGANSTFTENMSFNYSGDNNWIDHIQPNGDAFTIFSNQSPSYDCAVAYDATDYKTIGASFEFGGLDDGTNTKAELMTEYLNFFSPTAPTGTVEGYVTDIDSGQPIEGADVSGMATTDSDGFFTFEMQVGIYSFSCSAAGYGEITIDEVEILANQTTELDFELEYLNPPANLTATVNGNDVILEWNSPATENLEFDKSHNKKEKSDCLETTRSLTGFKIYRDDEEIAELDDPAATTYTDYDITGGEHTYYIVAIYDNGYSDPSNIVTVFCNGINQNELPSKTRIIGNIPNPFSNSTKIKFSIKQTAFAKISIYNIVGQKLATIVSSKFDPGFYQIEW, encoded by the coding sequence ATGAAAATGAAAATTTTTATTTTAATTTTAATGTTTACAATTGTCGCTTTCATCCCTGCATTTGCTTGGAGAAGCGGTGAGATGGAGGTGAAGGTAACACTTCAAAGTAGCGCTGATTACGAAAAACTCCATTCCTTAAAATTGGACGGAGATGTATATCCAACCGGATATGCTCTAATGTATGTGATCCCGCATGAACTGGAAAAAATCAAGTCTTCCAATCTGAAATACACGGTTTTAAAAGAGGACTTGAATAAATATTACGAAAATTATTGGTTACAAGATGTTCCTCCCGGGTATTACACTTTTGCTGAAATCGTTGATATTGCCGATAGTCTTTCCACAAATTTTCCGGAAATTTGCCAAAAATTTGTTTTTGGCGAAAGCATACAAGGAAGAGAACTTGGTGCCTTAAAAATTTCGGACAATCCCGAACTCGATGAAAATGAAGCAGAGGTTATGTTTGACGGTGGAATTCATGGTGATGAAGTAGGAGCATCGGAAAATGCCATTCGTTTTGCCAGACTTCTTTGTCTGGGATATGACTCTGATCCTGAAATTACAGAGCTGATAGATAATCGTGAAATCTGGATTTACTATTGTGTTAATCCTGATGGTCGTTTTGCTATGAGCCGCCGAAATGCAAATAATGTGGATCTGAATCGTGATTGGGGTTATATGTGGGACGGCTGGGGTAGCAGTACCGGCGCCTATTCTCAGCCAGAATCAAAAGCCTTACGAAATTGTGCTTACAATAGGCAATTTGTCGTTCATACAACTTATCACAGTGGTACAGAATATATCTCCTGTCCGTGGAGTTATCGCCCTAACCACTGCCCAGATTACGACCAAATCATTCAACTCGCAGGAGTATATTCTTCCAGTTCTACTTATCCCAATCTTGATTATGGGCAAGGTTGCACTGGCATGTATGCAATCAATGGAAGTTCAAAAGATACAAACTACGGGGCTATGGGTGCGATAAGTTGGTCAATGGAAATCTCCTACAGCAAACAACCTCCTTCTTCCCAAATTATGATGTACTTTAACCGAAATGTACCGGCAATGCTTGCTATAATCGAATACTCCGGTTATGGAGTTGAAGGAACCGTGACAGATTCAATATCAGGCGAACCGGTTTCCGCAGTTGTTTTTGTGGACGATTTTTTTCCCACTTATACTGATAAAAACGCCGGGGATTTTCATAAATATGTTCTACCCGGAACTTATTCGATCACAATCGTAGCAAATGGCTATCAAACAAAAACGGTTGAAAATATAATTGTTTCTGCAAATAGTTCAACTACAACAGATTTTCAACTTCAACCTGCTGACGGACAATTTGTTTACAAAATTTCATCTTCACAAATCCCTGATAATAATTATTCGGATGAGGGTGATACTCCGGGTGTGATCGGTGTTCCTGACAACCGTAATTATTCAATCGGTAAAAACGGCTGGGTTGTGCTCGATATGCAATTCCCCATAGCGGATGGTCCGGGAAATGATATAATTGTTTACGAAGGAGACACCTCAGCCGAAGGTTATGACTGTTACGCCGGCGAAACAATTGACGGTCCTTGGAATCTTCTCGGTGCGGGAAATGGTACGACAGAATTTGACCTTGCTATGGGAACAATGTTCGAGGCACAATTTGTCAAAATCGTTGATGACGGTGACGGACAACAAACAGCTGCAAATGCAGGTTTCGACCTTGATGCAATCGGAGCTCTCGAAAACTCATCCGGGGTTTATATCGGAATGATAAATTATGAAGTGGATGACAGCGGAGGAAATAATAACGGAAGAATTGATCCGGGTGAAACCGCAGACATCCTCGTTACTTTAAGAAATAATGGTGATGAAGTTGCCAATTCTTTATCCGGTTCAATTGACACATCTTCACCCTATCTTGAAATAATTTCCGCTAATTTCGATTTTGGAAATCTCGAACCCCAGCAAACAGTCGAAGGCTCTTTTACTGTTCATGCTGATGAAAGCACTCCCACAGGTGAAAATGTTCTCGTAGATTTAACAATATCCGCTAATAACGGATCATACACCAACGTATTCGAGATGGAATTTTGCATCGGAAGTATCCCGGCTCTAATTGTTGATTTTGCCCCAAGCCAGAACTCCGGAACTGTTATTGAAAGCGTATTAAACGATATCGGTGTAACTTGCGAATATCAAAATACAATCCCCACGGACCCGAATTTATACACAACGATCTTTGTTTGCTGCGGAATTTATAGTGGCAATCATGTTCTTAGTTCAGGCGAAGGTCAGACACTCGCTGATTATCTCGCTGATGGTGGAAATCTTTATCTCGAAGGTGGAGATACTTGGTATTACGATGACCCAACTGCCGTGCATTCCATGTTCAATATAACTGGCATATCCGATGGTTCCGGTGATCTGGGCACCATACTCGGAGCAAACAGCACTTTCACAGAAAACATGAGTTTTAATTATTCTGGCGACAATAACTGGATAGATCATATTCAGCCGAATGGAGATGCATTTACAATTTTTAGCAACCAATCCCCTAGCTACGACTGTGCGGTTGCGTATGATGCAACTGATTACAAAACGATCGGAGCATCATTCGAGTTCGGAGGTTTGGATGATGGCACAAATACAAAAGCAGAATTAATGACCGAATATTTGAATTTCTTCTCTCCAACTGCTCCAACCGGAACAGTAGAAGGTTACGTAACTGATATTGATTCGGGACAACCAATCGAAGGAGCCGATGTGAGCGGAATGGCTACAACAGACTCAGATGGATTCTTTACTTTCGAAATGCAAGTCGGAATTTATTCTTTTTCCTGTAGTGCAGCCGGTTATGGAGAAATAACAATCGATGAGGTGGAAATTTTGGCGAATCAAACTACAGAACTTGATTTTGAATTGGAATACCTAAACCCGCCCGCAAACCTTACCGCTACTGTAAATGGCAATGATGTAATTCTTGAATGGAATTCTCCGGCAACCGAAAATTTAGAATTTGACAAATCTCATAACAAAAAAGAAAAATCCGATTGTCTCGAAACAACTCGCTCGCTTACCGGTTTTAAAATATATCGGGATGATGAAGAGATCGCCGAACTTGATGATCCTGCTG
- a CDS encoding Smr/MutS family protein, translated as MKTPFQELEFGKIQQIISEYCSSSLGKKFILTLKPLSVIAEITERSATIWDTVNYIRQGNHIDLTGLADTEKLFDRFQHHDPFSIPEILLFAKNIQIANQLKQNSSFNDENFPKLFALVKKIHLHSDLENKFSRTFDIKSEIKNSASKELARIRKERKSQKSRIIEKLEKILNTKQYRTITFDNVITKRDNRYVIPIKSGSINTLKGVTHGSSHSGASVYIEPLVVVETNNKIIELYDREKEEIYRILLSLFNELRESQSDLLENLTILQKMDFFKATAQYFVDVNGTVPEVKEEPVLFFQEAKHPILFSALKDEQEIVPFTLELGKDYRSLIISGVNTGGKTVTLKAVGLLTIMALCGLLVTAKKAKIGFFTSFFTDINDEQSLEDSISTFSSHIKKITNILSHADERSLILIDELGTGTNPEEGSAFAQAVIEELMNLKSKMIITTHLNKLKIFATEHAQCENASMRFDEKKMKPMYILDVGFPGNSYALDIAQKYNISPKILGRAREIIDDKSLQLGYLLKKTEKQRNLLEQKIFDYDQKNKILDQKMNSILQKEKDWDKIEKKRKKILLDQTEENLAHLYSELEDEFKKIKSRAKTLPKIEKDSLKNLRNVINKQQKKIGLEKDEISDLRLVPIKKHVVGKKVYHKHLDIVGKIQNISKNSITIIADGLIFSCKANDIYEVPKHREKNADQMAPQVTITSDVTHEIPFELNIMGLTFDEAQPQVDKYIDQAILLDYSRIRILHGKGSGQLREKVRFHLKSDPRLKDFYPAPRAEGGNGVTILEL; from the coding sequence ATGAAAACTCCATTCCAAGAACTTGAGTTTGGAAAAATCCAACAAATTATTAGCGAATATTGCTCCTCTTCGCTCGGAAAAAAATTTATTTTAACTCTCAAGCCGTTATCTGTAATTGCAGAAATAACAGAGAGAAGTGCAACAATCTGGGATACTGTAAATTATATTAGGCAGGGAAACCATATTGATTTGACCGGATTGGCTGATACCGAAAAATTATTTGACCGTTTCCAACACCATGATCCTTTCTCAATTCCGGAGATATTATTGTTTGCAAAAAATATTCAAATTGCAAATCAGTTAAAACAAAATTCTTCATTTAACGATGAAAATTTTCCCAAACTATTTGCTTTGGTAAAAAAAATTCATCTTCATTCCGATCTCGAAAATAAATTTTCTCGTACTTTCGATATAAAAAGTGAGATTAAAAATTCTGCAAGCAAAGAACTTGCTCGAATTCGTAAGGAAAGAAAATCTCAAAAAAGTAGAATCATTGAAAAATTGGAAAAAATTCTAAACACCAAACAATATCGAACCATCACTTTTGATAATGTTATCACAAAAAGGGATAATAGATACGTCATCCCAATAAAAAGTGGCTCGATAAACACTTTGAAGGGCGTAACTCACGGCAGCTCGCATTCAGGTGCTTCGGTTTATATTGAACCGCTTGTTGTGGTTGAAACAAATAACAAAATCATTGAACTTTACGATAGGGAAAAAGAAGAAATTTATCGTATTCTGCTAAGCCTTTTTAATGAATTACGGGAGAGTCAATCCGATCTTTTAGAAAACCTGACGATTCTTCAAAAAATGGATTTTTTTAAGGCAACCGCTCAATATTTTGTGGATGTAAACGGAACCGTTCCAGAGGTTAAAGAAGAACCTGTTTTATTCTTTCAGGAAGCAAAACATCCGATTTTATTTTCTGCACTTAAGGACGAACAGGAGATAGTTCCCTTCACCCTCGAACTGGGAAAAGATTATCGCTCTTTGATAATTTCCGGCGTTAACACCGGTGGAAAAACCGTAACTCTTAAGGCAGTTGGTTTGCTTACGATTATGGCTTTATGCGGTTTGCTGGTAACAGCGAAGAAAGCAAAAATCGGTTTTTTTACTTCATTTTTCACAGATATAAATGATGAGCAGTCTCTCGAAGATTCAATCAGTACGTTTTCATCACATATAAAAAAAATTACAAATATTCTTAGTCATGCTGATGAGAGATCTTTAATATTAATAGATGAACTCGGAACCGGCACCAATCCTGAAGAAGGTTCTGCCTTTGCTCAAGCTGTGATCGAAGAATTGATGAATCTGAAATCTAAAATGATCATCACAACCCATCTGAATAAATTGAAGATATTTGCCACAGAGCATGCCCAATGTGAAAATGCTTCAATGCGGTTTGATGAGAAAAAGATGAAACCGATGTACATTCTCGATGTTGGATTTCCGGGAAACAGCTATGCCCTTGACATTGCCCAAAAATATAATATTTCCCCAAAAATACTGGGGAGAGCTCGTGAAATTATTGATGACAAATCTCTTCAACTTGGTTATCTCCTGAAAAAGACAGAAAAACAGAGGAATTTGCTTGAGCAAAAAATATTTGATTATGACCAAAAAAACAAAATTCTTGACCAAAAAATGAATTCCATTTTACAAAAAGAAAAAGACTGGGATAAAATTGAAAAGAAACGAAAAAAGATTTTGCTGGACCAAACGGAAGAAAACCTTGCTCATTTGTATTCGGAACTTGAAGATGAATTTAAAAAAATAAAATCAAGGGCGAAAACATTACCCAAAATTGAGAAAGATTCTTTAAAGAATTTGAGGAATGTAATAAATAAGCAGCAAAAGAAAATTGGTCTCGAAAAAGATGAAATATCAGATTTGAGATTAGTTCCTATCAAAAAACATGTTGTTGGGAAAAAAGTCTATCACAAACACCTCGATATTGTGGGAAAAATCCAAAACATATCAAAAAATTCTATCACAATTATTGCTGACGGTCTCATCTTTTCGTGTAAAGCGAATGATATTTACGAAGTTCCAAAACATAGGGAAAAAAATGCTGATCAAATGGCTCCGCAAGTAACGATAACCAGCGATGTAACCCATGAAATCCCCTTTGAACTAAATATTATGGGGCTCACTTTTGATGAAGCTCAGCCACAAGTGGATAAATACATAGATCAGGCAATTCTGCTGGATTATTCCAGAATAAGAATTCTACACGGAAAAGGTTCAGGGCAATTGAGAGAAAAAGTCCGGTTTCATTTAAAATCTGATCCCCGTCTAAAAGATTTTTATCCGGCACCCCGAGCAGAAGGTGGAAATGGTGTGACGATTCTGGAATTGTAA
- a CDS encoding nucleotidyltransferase domain-containing protein, producing the protein MRLDKLELESINKAIENVNGEVYLFGSRINDTKKGGDIDILIFSSENAYKLSQKVSVKFFMECEEKIDVVVMNKTKLTKEQKAFLNVIKMEKLK; encoded by the coding sequence ATGAGATTGGATAAATTAGAACTAGAATCTATAAACAAAGCTATTGAAAATGTAAATGGTGAAGTTTACTTATTTGGTTCAAGGATTAATGATACTAAAAAGGGTGGAGATATTGATATATTAATATTTTCATCTGAAAATGCCTACAAACTTTCGCAAAAAGTTTCCGTAAAATTTTTTATGGAATGTGAGGAAAAAATTGATGTGGTTGTAATGAACAAAACTAAACTTACAAAAGAGCAAAAAGCATTTTTGAATGTCATTAAAATGGAAAAATTGAAATGA
- a CDS encoding nucleotidyltransferase substrate binding protein, with protein sequence MKKDQKIITKTALYKAISAINLVEASLEYIKPYKINQYYTPREREPYDALCDRFIRAIEISLKYFRSYEKLMYGENSETIRDLLNRMEKLEIISSVILWMQMRDVRNRIVHDYLPEEIRDMYDEIMGIFGNELLQLKRKLVTNKIDDF encoded by the coding sequence ATGAAAAAAGATCAAAAGATTATCACAAAAACGGCATTATACAAAGCAATTAGTGCGATTAATTTAGTAGAGGCGTCACTTGAATATATTAAACCCTATAAAATTAACCAATACTATACACCTCGCGAGCGAGAGCCTTATGATGCTTTATGTGATAGATTTATTCGTGCAATTGAGATCAGCCTAAAATATTTCAGAAGCTATGAAAAATTAATGTATGGTGAAAATTCTGAAACCATAAGAGATTTATTGAATCGGATGGAAAAATTGGAAATAATAAGTTCTGTTATATTGTGGATGCAAATGCGAGATGTTCGCAATAGAATAGTTCACGACTATTTGCCAGAAGAAATCAGGGATATGTATGATGAAATAATGGGTATTTTCGGAAACGAATTATTGCAACTCAAAAGGAAATTGGTAACGAATAAAATTGACGATTTTTGA
- the dnaG gene encoding DNA primase, with translation MKYDQQVINDVRTANNIVDIIGEYLPLKKAGVNYNCRCPFHNEKTPSFVVSPSKQIFHCFGCGKGGNVFSFLMEYEKINFVESVEKLAKRVGITLPQKEVSKQQQSLYKEMYSIYETANEFFIRNFRDNGKSALEFLSNRNIQSDTLSKFHVGLSPDEWDALVKELKGKGFRANTVMQSGLFSMKNDRIYDKFRSRIIYPIFSVDGKVIGFGGRVYQEGDDVSAKYLNSPENIIYKKRYHLYGLNTTKHIISKKDSAIVVEGYMDLLKLFQFGFENIVASLGTALTTNQIKLLARFTKNINILYDGDKAGYAASLRVIKICLTNDIIPKIIMMPSGFDPDSFLDEYGKAELEKKVGNPLSFYQFIKFYYDADKSLEAKQDAVNELIDDLLLINDPVQRELFIHKTAEVFDIDPDNLLRSMKMRKKRQWKRTASAKVDKNLCFDEKEILKYFINYPQQTFEFIDRHLPEYFVDNSCKKLIKLLIEQENPIEFIKNKSQILDYFNSDERNTISEIIFSDFEYSETNFNKLLKGLKINYLELELDKINMRITEQPNDYDIIREKSNIKQKIKQLKSNFKGGAVRKLLRQLS, from the coding sequence ATGAAATATGATCAACAAGTCATAAATGATGTACGTACCGCAAATAATATCGTGGATATTATCGGAGAATATCTCCCTCTAAAAAAAGCCGGAGTAAATTATAATTGCAGGTGCCCTTTTCATAATGAAAAAACTCCTTCCTTTGTGGTTAGCCCTTCAAAGCAAATTTTTCATTGCTTTGGTTGCGGAAAAGGTGGGAATGTTTTTAGTTTTCTGATGGAATATGAGAAAATCAACTTTGTTGAATCTGTAGAGAAATTGGCTAAAAGGGTGGGAATAACACTCCCTCAAAAGGAAGTATCAAAACAGCAACAATCCTTGTATAAGGAAATGTATTCGATATACGAAACCGCAAACGAATTTTTTATAAGGAATTTCCGCGACAATGGCAAATCCGCTTTAGAATTTCTTAGTAATCGAAATATACAATCGGATACGCTTTCCAAATTTCATGTTGGACTTTCTCCAGATGAATGGGATGCTCTCGTAAAAGAGTTGAAGGGAAAAGGCTTTCGCGCAAACACGGTAATGCAATCCGGATTGTTTTCTATGAAAAATGACCGAATCTATGATAAATTCCGTAGCCGAATTATCTATCCGATTTTTTCTGTTGACGGAAAAGTAATTGGATTCGGGGGAAGAGTCTATCAGGAAGGTGATGATGTTTCTGCAAAATATCTAAATTCTCCGGAAAACATTATTTATAAAAAACGCTACCATCTTTACGGATTAAACACTACAAAACACATAATTTCGAAAAAAGATTCTGCCATTGTTGTGGAAGGCTATATGGACTTGCTGAAGTTATTTCAATTCGGATTTGAAAATATTGTTGCGAGTCTTGGAACTGCACTCACAACTAATCAAATAAAATTACTTGCGAGATTCACAAAAAATATTAATATTTTATACGATGGTGACAAAGCCGGATATGCTGCGTCATTGCGAGTGATAAAAATTTGTCTGACAAATGATATCATTCCGAAAATAATAATGATGCCTTCCGGTTTCGATCCGGACTCTTTTCTTGATGAATATGGAAAAGCAGAATTGGAAAAGAAAGTGGGAAATCCGCTCAGTTTCTATCAGTTCATCAAATTTTATTATGATGCGGATAAAAGTTTGGAAGCAAAACAGGACGCAGTGAATGAACTTATAGACGATTTGCTTTTGATTAATGATCCTGTTCAAAGAGAGCTCTTTATCCACAAAACAGCAGAAGTTTTCGATATCGATCCCGATAATCTCCTTCGCTCTATGAAAATGAGAAAAAAACGGCAATGGAAACGGACTGCTTCTGCAAAAGTGGATAAAAATCTTTGCTTCGATGAAAAGGAAATTTTGAAATATTTCATAAATTATCCGCAACAAACTTTTGAATTTATTGATCGGCATTTACCCGAATATTTCGTGGATAATAGCTGTAAAAAATTGATCAAGTTGCTGATTGAACAGGAAAATCCTATTGAGTTTATCAAGAACAAATCGCAGATTTTAGATTATTTTAATTCTGATGAAAGAAACACCATAAGCGAAATAATATTCAGTGATTTTGAATATTCAGAAACGAATTTTAACAAGTTATTAAAAGGACTTAAAATAAATTATTTGGAATTAGAATTGGACAAAATCAATATGCGAATTACGGAACAACCTAATGATTAT